The following coding sequences lie in one Silene latifolia isolate original U9 population chromosome 5, ASM4854445v1, whole genome shotgun sequence genomic window:
- the LOC141656751 gene encoding RNA-binding protein 1-like, whose amino-acid sequence MSDPYYAYQNTMQPPQAAATLVGKRPRNEYDVPPPGQEPSSYYSHEDNRAPQRQMRETEPINHSYNHYLPSGQNPYLGAETGTLHSSGYPANDPRMGIDPRFGNDPRMVNDPRIAVDHRIASDPRMGGVMDPGMSLNGRGSNLGSGRSEVPLPPDASSTIFVEGLPSNCSRREVAHIFRPFVGYKEVRLVTKESRRPGGDPLVLCFVDFLSPPHAATALNALHGYLFDETDRDSAILRLQYARFPGARSSGGGRRSKR is encoded by the exons ATGTCAGACCCATACTATGCATATCAGAACACAATGCAGCCACCGCAAGCCGCCGCAACACTCGTCGGAAAACGCCCTCGTAACGAATACG ATGTTCCGCCGCCTGGACAAGAGCCGTCTAGTTATTATTCTCACGAGGATAACAGGGCACCCCAACGGCAAATGAGAGAGACTGAACCCATTAATCATTCCTACAACCATTATCTACCTAGTGGG CAAAATCCATATCTAGGCGCAGAGACTGGCACCTTACATAGCTCTGGTTACCCAGCTAATGATCCTCGGATGGGCATTGATCCTCGGTTTGGCAATGATCCTCGGATGGTAAATGATCCTCGGATTGCTGTCGACCACCGTATTGCAAGTGATCCTCGCATGGGAGGTGTAATGGACCCCGGAATGTCACTGAATGGACGTGGCTCTAACCTTGGCTCTGGTAGGTCGGAAGTGCCTCTCCCTCCTGATGCTAGTAGCACAATCTTTGTGGAGGGCTTGCCCTCAAACTGCTCTCGCAGGGAAGTGGCCC ACATCTTCCGACCTTTTGTAGGATATAAGGAAGTCAGGCTTGTGACCAAGGAATCTAGACGT CCTGGCGGAGATCCACTTGTGCTGTGTTTTGTTGACTTTTTGAGCCCGCCTCATGCTGCAACAGCATTGAATGCCTTACATG GTTATTTGTTCGATGAGACTGATCGCGACTCCGCTATTTTAAGGCTACAATATGCTCGTTTTCCCGGGGCAAGGTCGTCAGGTGGAGGGCGCCGTAGCAAACGTTAA
- the LOC141654849 gene encoding protein yippee-like At4g27745, protein MDDKWSDDAPSKVYSCNNCLNPVAFSTDLLSKSFMAKSGRAAMFGSAMNVTVGEKEDRKLMTGHFTVGDIYCAKCGQVLGWKYFRAYEPRQVYKEGKYILEFAKLVKAAA, encoded by the exons ATGGATGATAAATGGAGTGATGATGCTCCAAGCAAAGTGTATAGCTGCAATAATTGCTTGAATCCTGTTGCCTTTTCCACAGACCTTCTTTCCAAGTCTTTTATG GCAAAATCAGGACGAGCCGCGATGTTTGGAAGCGCGATGAACGTGACAGTGGGAGAGAAAGAGGACCGGAAACTGATGACCGGGCATTTTACCGTGGGTGATATATATTGTGCAAAATGTGGTCAAGTTTTGGGTTGGAAGTATTTTCGTGCCTATGAACCAAGACAAGTTTACAAGGAGGGCAAGTACATACTTGAATTTGCTAAATTAGTTAAGGCAGCAGCCTAA